Sequence from the Thermococcus sp. genome:
CGCCCTAGCTACGCCCTTAACGAGCGAGACCGCTATAACCGCCCCGGCCTTGACCTTCCACTGCTTCGTGAACTTCATCGGTATGTCTGGATAGGTTCCCGCACCTCTGATGAGGAGGTAGTTCGCGACAGGCTTGCCCTCCTTCCTGCGCTTCTCGTTGATGGGGTGCTTCTCAAGGACCCCGTGGGCCTGCTTAACGAACTCTTCAAGGATTTCTGCAACCTTCTTGCTCTCCTCATCTTCCCATGTGAAGCTCTTGGGTGGCTTTCCTGCCTCATGGGGATCATTTTCGCCGACTTTATAACCGAAAGCCATGCCTTTAAGAACGAGGGCGGCCCTGTGACCGGTAGCCCCTGCAAAGATGAAGTCAACCGGCAGTTTAACGTTCTCCTGTATCGTCTTCGCCAGCTCGTGGGCTTCCTCGGTGTCTATCCTACCCGCACGCCTGTCGGTTATGATATCGTTCTCGATAGTGGCGAAGTTAACACGGAAGGCCAAGTCATCCTCGCTAAGGTCCAGGCCAATGCCCATAGCCTCTAGGTAGCCCCTTCCACGGTAGACCTTGTAGGGGTCGTAGCCGAATATGCTAAGGTGAGCGGTGTCGCTTCCAGCCGGCTGGCCGGGCTTAATCGGGTCCTGTTGGCCAAGGATTCCAATCTTGGCGAGCTTATCCATGTTTGGAGTTTTTGCATACTCCAGCGGCGTCTTTCCGCCGAACTCCTTAATCGGCCTATCTCCGAGGCCGTCGAGGATTATGAGCAATCCCTTTCTCTGCTGCTTCATATCTACCACCAAGGGTGAATAGGTGCG
This genomic interval carries:
- a CDS encoding 2,3-bisphosphoglycerate-independent phosphoglycerate mutase, with the protein product MKQQRKGLLIILDGLGDRPIKEFGGKTPLEYAKTPNMDKLAKIGILGQQDPIKPGQPAGSDTAHLSIFGYDPYKVYRGRGYLEAMGIGLDLSEDDLAFRVNFATIENDIITDRRAGRIDTEEAHELAKTIQENVKLPVDFIFAGATGHRAALVLKGMAFGYKVGENDPHEAGKPPKSFTWEDEESKKVAEILEEFVKQAHGVLEKHPINEKRRKEGKPVANYLLIRGAGTYPDIPMKFTKQWKVKAGAVIAVSLVKGVARAIGFDVYTPKGATGEYDTDEMAKARKTVELLKEYDFVFLHFKPTDAAGHDGNPKLKAEMIEKADRMIGYIIDHIDLEETVIAITGDHSTPCEVMNHSGDPVPLLISGGGVRPDSSEAFGERECMRGGLGRIKGHDIVPIMIDLMNRSEKFGA